In Papaver somniferum cultivar HN1 chromosome 1, ASM357369v1, whole genome shotgun sequence, a genomic segment contains:
- the LOC113348573 gene encoding uncharacterized protein LOC113348573, with protein MTEETVLHITNGSPTPTFAEKVKVRQTLQPTGVDVSSLPNPTLINGEPSLVIPTYFYQEGCKPFEFSFIARLNFIGLKFLEVKNNLVTQWKLNPNSVRFMSMSKGFFVVMLRDEQTKARIRNRKWFVNQQELRLMDWYPGFEPERQNTSRAPVWVHLPGLHAELWTERSLLSFGKAVGNPIVVDQRTLNLEFGSYASVLVDVDFAKHIPDRILLTAGERTFWQYVEIPKHPKFCLHCNIIGHSESECRRKPKSDESVKEMEDTQDWQEAKGKKRSRNRKKNKNQEGTSGVDKSGETGEFANTGAGETGNVPGAGKDINIPVTVGENAAGKEDTSQLEEVLCWLLLKLSFVQRLTLFRQLNRRLLRK; from the coding sequence ATGACTGAGGAAACTGTGTTACATATTACGAATGGATCACCAACTCCAACCTTTGCGGAAAAAGTGAAGGTACGTCAAACATTACAGCCTACGGGTGTTGATGTTAGTAGTCTGCCAAATCCCACGTTAATTAATGGAGAACCTTCTTTGGTAATCCCTACCTATTTTTACCAGGAAGGTTGTAAGCCTTTTGAGTTTAGCTTTATTGCAAGACTCAACTTCATTGGTTTGAAGTTTTTGGAGGTGAAGAACAATTTAGTTACTCAATGGAAGCTAAACCCTAACTCCGTTAGGTTTATGTCTATGAGTAAGGGTTTCTTTGTAGTTATGTTGCGTGATGAGCAAACAAAAGCCAGAATCCGTAACAGGAAATGGTTTGTTAATCAACAAGAGCTACGTTTGATGGATTGGTACCCTGGTTTCGAACCTGAAAGACAAAATACTTCCCGTGCACCTGTTTGGGTTCATCTCCCGGGTCTTCATGCAGAGTTATGGACTGAGAGATCTTTGCTATCCTTTGGGAAAGCAGTTGGTAATCCGATTGTAGTTGATCAAAGAACATTGAATCTGGAGTTTGGAAGCTATGCATCAGTGCTGGTTGATGTagattttgcaaaacacattcctGACAGAATTCTACTAACAGCTGGTGAGAGAACTTTCTGGCAATATGTGGAGATACCTAAGCATCCAAAATTCTGTTTGCATTGTAACATTATTGGACACAGTGAGAGTGAGTGCAGGAGGAAACCAAAGTCTGATGAATCTGTCAAGGAGATGGAGGATACACAAGACTGGCAGGAAGCTAAAGGTAAGAAGCGATCACGCAATCGTAAGAAGAATAAAAATCAAGAAGGTACTAGTGGTGTTGACAAGTCAGGCGAAACTGGTGAATTTGCAAACACTGGTGCGGGGGAAACTGGTAATGTGCCTGGTGCGGGTAAAGATATTAATATACCTGTTACTGTTGGGGAGAATGCTGCTGGTAAGGAGGATACTAGTCAGCTTGAAGAG